In Apodemus sylvaticus chromosome 8, mApoSyl1.1, whole genome shotgun sequence, one genomic interval encodes:
- the Prss51 gene encoding serine protease-like protein 51 gives MGIKTFSDINLERKQVQKIIAHKDYKPPHLDSDLCLLLLATPIQFNKVKMPICLPQRESSWDRCWLSEWAYTHAHGSAKGLNMHLKKLRVVQISWRTCAKRVTQLSRNMLCAWKEVGTNGKCQGDSGAPMVCANWETRRLFQVGVFSWAVTSGSRGRPGMFVSVAQFIPWILEETQREGRALTLSKASKGPLVSCPYYHLLLLSLGSQILLAAMFSGG, from the exons ATGGGAATCAAGACTTTCAGCGACATCAACTTGGAAAGAAAACAAGTGCAGAAGATCATCGCTCACAAAGACTACAAGCCACCTCACCTTGACAGTGACCTCTGCCTGCTCCTACTTGCCACGCCAATCCAATTCAATAAAGTCAAAATGCCCATCTGCCTGCCACAGAGGGAGAGCTCCTGGGACCGGTGCTGGCTGTCAGAGTGGGCATATACTCACGCCCACG GTTCAGCCAAAGGCTTAAACATGCACCTTAAGAAGCTGAGGGTGGTTCAGATTAGCTGGAGGACATGTGCCAAGAGGGTGACTCAGCTCTCCAGGAACATGCTTTGTGCCTGGAAGGAAGTAGGCACCAACGGCAAGTGCCAG GGAGACAGCGGGGCACCCATGGTCTGTGCTAACTGGGAGACTCGGAGACTCTTTCAAGTGGGTGTCTTCAGCTGGGCTGTAACTTCGGGATCCAGGGGAAGGCCTGGCATGTTTGTGTCTGTGGCTCAGTTTATCCCATGGATCCTGGAGGAGACACAAAGGGAGGGACGAGCCCTCACCCTCTCAAAAGCCTCAAAAGGTCCCTTGGTCTCTTGTCCATACTACCATCTCTTATTGCTAAGCCTGGGCTCTCAGATACTGCTTGCTGCCATGTTTTCTGGGGGATAA